The Dermacentor variabilis isolate Ectoservices chromosome 4, ASM5094787v1, whole genome shotgun sequence genome contains the following window.
CCAATAAATCATGCAGAAGGCTCGAAAGATGTACATGAACAAACTCGGCAGCGAAACGTATCGCGTGGACGTTTGATAGCGTTGAATTCCACGCCACTGTTTCGAAAAGCTAATGCTGATTTCTTCAATACTTTTTTGCGACACTGAGTCCATATTTAAAAAAGGGCGATTAGGCGCTCTTACATACGACTTCTTTCACTACAGAATATGATTCCACGTGCTTAATTATAGTAGTTACTTGGCAATGACGGTGCCATTCACGAATGCCCAACTCGCTCGCTGCTCATTGGCTGCCTGCACGTCGATGTCGCCGTACATCTTCACTGTGGCGGACGCGGCGCAGAGCTCGGATCGTGCCGTGTGGCGCAGCGTGTGGCGCATGGTCGAGCGCCACGCTGGCCAGGTGCCCATCGACGAGCTGTACCGGCCCGCCCACCTGGCACAGGTGGCCCACGGGAAAGCCGTGGTGCTGTCGGACCGCACCAGCTTCCGCTACGTGGTGGGCCGCAGCTGCGCGCGTTACCCGCAAGCGCAATTCTACGTGGCCCGCGAGCCCATCAACACGCTCTCCTTCGGGCTGTACGTCAACGCGCGGCTCGACCAACGTTTCCGCCGCGCTCTGGACCAGAGGTGAGCCTCGCCTCGCCGATATCGTGG
Protein-coding sequences here:
- the LOC142578064 gene encoding uncharacterized protein LOC142578064, whose protein sequence is MVERHAGQVPIDELYRPAHLAQVAHGKAVVLSDRTSFRYVVGRSCARYPQAQFYVAREPINTLSFGLYVNARLDQRFRRALDQRLGWLRESGLMGLWTQRMLPDWGRCAQRQKGFQPLGLQDMHATFVFAALLGSVIPFMALVAEMCISHRRQPRTIRRTRRGRL